From Numida meleagris isolate 19003 breed g44 Domestic line chromosome 4, NumMel1.0, whole genome shotgun sequence, the proteins below share one genomic window:
- the LOC110397391 gene encoding uncharacterized protein LOC110397391 — protein MLPPHGGTGPARPGERGPPRVRQRARAGSGPLPHILRRLPAAGGGPRRSSPSSGPQPSSRRRDAALLPAAAPLRARRVASCRPGGEGAAADADPRPAPREGPRGGRARPRRPRVPPPCFALYLETSARRISLGTGPQASPGRRAGSAAAGEEGRAGSAPPRRAGAGRPTAPHQHRERGLGLRPARPRWGSSSAALHAGSAPRPPTLAAMTSRTAWAFVPEGEGPGRGRGGRLGLAATQAPPPGPPQRGAPYRRGGPSVPSVRLRQYFPAWCSTEYFSSFSGDYCLCTSDLRANELLEISCVRRVYACLAEPGVFVRLRLADGLSPRQTHSLCSV, from the coding sequence ATGCTGCCCCCGCACGGAGGGACCGGGCCGGCCAGGCCGGGGGAGCGCGGCCCTCCGCGGGTTCGTCAGAGAGCGCGGGCCGGCTCCGGGCCGCTACCGCACATCCTCCGGCGGCTTCctgcggcgggcggcgggccgCGGcgctcctccccttcctccgGCCCGCAGCCCTCCTCTCGCCGCCGGGACGCGGCTCTCCTCCccgccgcggccccgctccgAGCGCGCCGCGTGGCTTCCTGCCGcccggggggggagggggcggccgCAGACGCGGACCCGCGGCCCGCCCCGCGCGAGGGGCCCCGCGGCGGCCGGGCGAGGCCCAGACGGCCCCGCGTCCCCCCGCCCTGCTTCGCGCTCTACCTGGAGACCAGCGCCAGACGCATCTCGCTCGGAACCGGCCCGCAGGCGAGCCCCGGGCGGAGGGCCGGCTCGGCGGCGGCGGGAGAGGAAGGACGAGCGGGATCGGCCCCTCCGCGACGGGCGGGCGCGGGCCGTCCCACCGCTCCGCACCAGCACCGGGAGCGCGGGCTCGGTCTGCGCCCCGCTCGCCCAAGATGGGGCTCAAGTTCTGCCGCGCTGCATGCCGGGAGCGCACCCCGCCCCCCCACGCTCGCCGCGATGACGTCACGCACCGCCTGGGCATTCGTCCCAGAGGGGGAGGGGCCGGGTcgcgggcggggcgggcgccTCGGCCTCGCGGCGACTCAGGCTCCCCCCCCCGGCCCTCCGCAGCGCGGCGCCCCCTACCGGCGCGGAGGCCCATCTGTCCCTTCTGTGCGTTTGCGGCAATATTTTCCAGCGTGGTGCAGTACCGAATACTTCTCTAGCTTCAGCGGAGATTACTGCCTCTGCACTAGCGATCTAAGAGCAAATGAGCTGTTAGAAATTAGCTGTGTTAGAAGAGTTTACGCGTGCCTGGCTGAGCCCGGTGTGTTTGTTAGGCTCAGGCTTGCGGATGGCCTCAGCCCCAGGCAGACGCATTCCCTTTGTTCAGTTTGA
- the TSC22D2 gene encoding TSC22 domain family protein 2 isoform X3, producing the protein MSKMPAKKKSCFQITSVTTAQVASSITEDTESLDDPDESRTEDVSSEIFDVSRATDYGPEDVCERSSSEETLNNVGEAETPSSVSPNILLDGQLAAAAGGGAAVPPAVAPSGGAVPKSSAVPLPAAGAGGGGAQPALPSSGPSAPGTAAQTVAAACSSRFRVIKLDHGTGEPYRRGRWTCMEYYDRDSDGSGVLGRTGDCIRHSSTFEQAAQERDSGLGATGGSIVVSAVPASAHGPDSIADSSLTAVSQLLQTEKMNQASLQQPNFVIGQQQQSQQPIGGAMPQSTAQPMFSGASVANQQIMVPQQSQPQVNTQSVAQAGPNGKGIAPPNVTMGQPSIPVAQQQVQQASVPVTQPQQFAYSQSQIPPVHLLPTQPSGQSEYMQHMTIMQPQGAIQQAPAGSVPSTAASNLPVGQVTGPSPSPGGAPVMGVPAQPGEAVAQGSGIMQSGQTQAGQTAVQQPGGVVQQGIGHAGVVQQKSVTQHQISGSSQVSGMPGAPHAVVSGVQNVPAVVPGTSVPSVSTTSVTMPNVPVTLVQSQLPSHTSVSRSTGVVQQQQHVGHSLIQGAPNVPTNLPQSNLGQFQTQAQSVVGQIDDTRRKSEPLPQPPLSLTAEIKPLVKPPIPDTLANPLQLPASTPMNSLASSVFGISIPVDGDEDRNPSTAFYQAFHFNKLRESKTFWDRYGCFNMECIHAERVWCKCCCH; encoded by the exons ATGTCCAAGATGCCGGCCAAGAAGAAGAGCTGCTTCCAGATCACCAGCGTGACCACGGCGCAGGTGGCCAGCAGCATTACCGAGGACACAGAGAGCCTGGACGACCCGGATGAGTCCCGCACCGAGGATGTGTCGTCTGAAATTTTTGATGTTTCCCGAGCCACCGACTACGGCCCCGAGGACGTCTGTGAGCGGAGCTCCTCCGAAGAAACTCTCAACAACGTGGGTGAGGCTGAAACTCCCAGCAGCGTCTCTCCCAACATCCTCCTGGATGGGCAGCTGGCCGCAGCTGCGGGCGGGGGGGCTGCTGTGCCGCCAGCGGTGGCCCCCAGTGGGGGGGCCGTACCCAAGAGCTCTGCCGTGCCCCTGCCAGCTGCCGGTGCTGGAGGCGGCGGTGCTCAACCTGCCTTGCCCTCCTCAGGGCCCTCTGCGCCTGGGACAGCGGCTCAGACAGTGGCTGCCGCATGCAGCTCACGTTTCAGGGTGATCAAGCTGGATCACGGTACAGGGGAGCCCTACAGGCGAGGACGATGGACGTGTATGGAGTATTATGACCGGGACTCTGATGGCAGTGGTGTCCTGGGCAGGACTGGAGATTGCATTaggcacagcagcacctttGAGCAGGCTGCTCAAGAGAGAGACAGTGGACTCGGTGCCACAGGAGGTTCCATCGTGGTCTCGGCTGTGCCGGCATCGGCACATGGCCCTGATTCCATAGCTGACAGTTCCCTTACTGCTGTGTCACAGCTGCTCCAGACAGAGAAGATGAACCAGGCCTCTCTACAGCAACCTAATTTTGTCATTGGGCAACAGCAGCAGTCGCAACAACCCATAGGTGGGGCCATGCCTCAAAGTACTGCTCAGCCTATGTTCTCTGGGGCTTCGGTAGCAAATCAGCAAATAATGGTGCCACAGCAATCACAGCCACAGGTAAACACGCAGAGTGTTGCACAGGCTGGACCCAATGGAAAAGGCATCGCACCTCCTAATGTAACGATGGGCCAGCCAAGCATTCctgtggcacagcagcaggtgcAGCAAGCAAGCGTCCCAGTGACTCAGCCTCAACAATTTGCTTATTCTCAGTCCCAGATTCCACCAGTGCATCTACTGCCAACGCAACCTTCTGGTCAGTCTGAATACATGCAACATATGACAATTATGCAGCCTCAAGGAGCTATTCAGCAGGCTCCTGCGGGCTCTGTTCCGAGTACTGCGGCTTCCAACCTGCCTGTGGGACAGGTGACTGGCCCGAGCCCTTCACCTGGGGGAGCACCAGTGATGGGGGTGCCAGCGCAGCCGGGTGAAGCAGTTGCACAGGGATCTGGAATTATGCAGAGTGGGCAGACGCAAGCTGGTCAGACTGCTGTCCAGCAGCCAGGAGGTGTGGTGCAGCAAGGAATCGGACATGCAGGGGTTGTGCAACAGAAATCTGTGACTCAGCATCAAATAAGTGGAAGCAGTCAAGTGTCTGGAATGCCTGGTGCTCCCCATGCCGTGGTTTCTGGAGTTCAGAACGTGCCTGCAGTTGTGCCCGGTACAAGCGTGCCTAGTGTGTCTACCACTTCTGTTACTATGCCAAATGTCCCTGTTACTCTGGTCCAGTCACAACTGCCTAGCCACACTTCTGTCAGCAGAAGTACCGGCGTtgtccagcagcagcaacatgTCGGGCACTCCTTGATACAAGGCGCACCTAATGTACCTACAAATCTGCCACAGTCAAACCTCGGACAGTTTCAGACTCAAGCTCAATCTGTAGTAGGCCAGATTGATGATACTAGAAGAAAATCGGAACCCCTACCTCAGCCACCACTTTCTCTTACAGCTGAAATTAAACCTCTCGTGAAGCCTCCCATTCCAGACACTCTAGCAAATCCTCTTCAATTACCTGCAAGTACTCCTATGAACAGTCTTGCCAGCTCTGTGTTTGGCATATCTATTCCTGTTGATGGTGATGAAGACAG GAATCCGTCAACCGCATTCTACCAAGCGTTCCATTTCAACAAGTTACGTGAGTCAAAGACCTTCTGGGATAGGTATGGATGCTTCAATATGGAATGCATACATGCTGAG